From the genome of Mucispirillum schaedleri ASF457:
ATATGTCTGCCAATATTTGGATATATTACTTCTGTCCCCTGCTGCACAGAATAAGCCACATCACCCGGTGTTATATAGTTAATAAATGACATAAAAGGGTGCAGGAAAATAAGCATATAAGTAACACCTATAAGATTAAAAAGAAAATGCCCAAGTGCTGCCTGCTTTGCTGTGCGACTGGCATTTAAAGCTGCTATATTTGCGGTGATAGTTGTTCCTATATTTTCACCAAGCACAAGAGCAACAGCAGCAGAGAAATCAATAATACCTGCTGTTGCAAGTGCTATTGTAATACCCATTGTTGCAGAAGAGCTTTGCACAATAAGTGTTGTTAATGCACCTGCAAGCACTGCCATTACAGGATTATGAGAAAAGTATATAAATATAGATTTAAATTCTTCTGAATGAGAAAGCGGCTTGAATGCATTTGTCATAGTATCCATACCAAGAAAAATCAAACCAAAGCCTAATATAATCTGCCCTAAATAAACTATGGCAGGGCGTTTGAAAAATATATATAAAACAGCACCTATGCCAATGCAGGGAAGAGCAGCAGCAGAAATTTTAAATGCGATAATCTGCCCGGTAATAGTTGTGCCAATATTTGCACCTAAAATTACACTTAATGCCTGTGTCAAACTCATAAGCCCTGCACTAACAAACCCTACCACCATTACTGTGGTTGCTGAAGAGCTTTGGATAACTGCTGTAACAATAGCACCAACCCCTGTGCCTATAATTCTGTTTGTGGTAAGTTTTTCAAGGATTTTTTTTAAGCTGTCCCCTGATGATTTTTGCAGTCCTTCAGACATAAACTGCATACCAGTAAGAAATAAACCCAGTCCGCCTATAAGCTGGAAGATAATTAGTGTTACATTAATATTCTCCACAAGCATTCCCTCATATTATTTTTAAATATAAATATATATTATATAAATATTATGAATTATAGTGAATGTCAAATATTCTTTTTAAAGGTGTTTATAAATTCTGTTATAATTTTATATTGCATTGATGATGAAAAAATTTTATATTAGGACTTCAAAAGTATAAAAAATAAAATTTTATATAATAAATATTTTGAGGTGATAATATATGACAGAAAAAAAAGTTCCTTTTACAAAAGAAGAAATAGAAAAAATAATTGAAAAATATCCTACACCTTTTCATATATATGATGAAAAAGCAATATTAGATAATGCAAAAGCATTTCTTGACGCTTTTAAATGGGCTTCAGGTTTTAAAGAATATTT
Proteins encoded in this window:
- a CDS encoding Na/Pi cotransporter family protein, coding for MLVENINVTLIIFQLIGGLGLFLTGMQFMSEGLQKSSGDSLKKILEKLTTNRIIGTGVGAIVTAVIQSSSATTVMVVGFVSAGLMSLTQALSVILGANIGTTITGQIIAFKISAAALPCIGIGAVLYIFFKRPAIVYLGQIILGFGLIFLGMDTMTNAFKPLSHSEEFKSIFIYFSHNPVMAVLAGALTTLIVQSSSATMGITIALATAGIIDFSAAVALVLGENIGTTITANIAALNASRTAKQAALGHFLFNLIGVTYMLIFLHPFMSFINYITPGDVAYSVQQGTEVIYPNIGRHIANLHTMFNIINTLIFLPFLPILAKLCEKIIKDDKKEEIETKVVHLSNEMLSTPEIAVGLTQKEAIRMYEYALNIFNCAKKAVIENDMKAAAEGKSISKTLDIFNDEINAFLTKLSAKSISARSLRIIHNISTAVEEINQIGDRSVKLIKTKNKMNDKNIIFSSDASEELNNIIKLVEEFCHQVEKLYISGNKLKEINLFAENEERIDQIRKTYKKNHLKRLDAGICSLPAGLAFIDLLNTLEKIADNTYAIAQLIADENL